From Pseudomonas alcaligenes, a single genomic window includes:
- a CDS encoding response regulator transcription factor: MKSNSANNQRRPVLLWLDLTHDRSAEDLIGQFRLSCECHLAKDYSITARDSGQQPDMICMHFDRPDGLGLNLLQEVKRTAPSIPITMFTVQHSEELAVWAMRSGVWEYMVLPLSIHEKTRYLGALDQLCQLRWQGDSHAKKSWLERCNGLPDSIRLTKEHQKHQVLQKAMLYIDQHFRDSVDQKELAQRCGMTPFRFCRVFKEVYGQGFMEYILRKRMDFAKELLHNSQMPITSIGYEAGFKDPSYFARAFKQCIGCTPSDYRSTCRPSEVPELADSDSRLEVMVSSGFRG; encoded by the coding sequence ATGAAGTCTAACTCGGCCAATAACCAGAGAAGACCAGTGCTGTTATGGCTGGATCTCACCCATGACCGGTCAGCGGAGGATCTGATCGGACAATTTCGCTTGTCCTGCGAATGTCACCTGGCCAAGGACTACAGCATCACCGCTCGCGACAGTGGCCAGCAGCCGGACATGATCTGCATGCACTTCGACCGCCCCGATGGTCTGGGCCTGAACCTGCTGCAGGAAGTGAAACGCACCGCGCCATCGATCCCCATCACCATGTTCACCGTGCAGCACTCCGAGGAGCTGGCCGTATGGGCCATGCGCTCGGGGGTCTGGGAGTACATGGTGCTGCCGCTGTCGATTCACGAGAAAACCCGCTACCTGGGCGCCCTCGACCAGCTCTGCCAGCTGCGCTGGCAAGGCGACAGCCATGCCAAGAAGTCCTGGCTCGAGCGCTGCAACGGCTTGCCGGACAGCATCCGCCTGACCAAGGAACACCAGAAGCACCAGGTGCTGCAGAAGGCCATGCTGTACATCGACCAGCACTTTCGCGACAGCGTCGACCAGAAGGAGCTGGCGCAGCGCTGCGGCATGACGCCGTTCCGCTTCTGCCGGGTGTTCAAGGAGGTCTACGGCCAGGGCTTCATGGAATACATCCTGCGCAAGCGCATGGACTTCGCCAAGGAGCTGCTGCACAACAGCCAGATGCCCATCACCAGCATCGGCTACGAAGCCGGCTTCAAGGATCCCTCCTATTTCGCCCGGGCCTTCAAGCAGTGCATCGGCTGCACCCCCAGCGACTACCGCAGCACCTGCCGCCCGAGCGAGGTGCCCGAGCTGGCGGACAGCGACAGCCGCCTGGAAGTCATGGTTTCCAGCGGTTTCCGCGGCTGA
- a CDS encoding Flp family type IVb pilin, whose amino-acid sequence MNAEVLKASIVKFLQDEDGLTIVEYAVAGGLVTIGAVTAFLALGDNVCGAITSLKDAVLGTNTPVAACP is encoded by the coding sequence ATGAACGCTGAAGTACTCAAGGCTTCGATCGTGAAGTTTCTGCAGGACGAAGACGGTTTGACCATCGTCGAATACGCCGTGGCGGGTGGTCTGGTGACTATTGGCGCGGTCACTGCCTTTCTCGCCCTGGGCGACAACGTCTGCGGGGCGATCACCAGCCTGAAAGACGCTGTGCTGGGCACCAACACCCCAGTGGCAGCCTGCCCGTAA
- a CDS encoding prepilin peptidase: MVIEQLFTALVLLGLLGYAVVSDLRCHRIPNRLILTGLLLAAALQLYSSGLAGLGNGALGMLIGFALFLPLYAMGGMAAGDVKLMAMAGSFLSPNHALWMAFFSLIAGGLCGFLIILVRGQLAMTLSRYWLMVMAREHVAPAENEVAGKPFPYSIAVLLGSCLGFVWQPLNPWQLWSYAFG, encoded by the coding sequence ATGGTCATTGAGCAGTTGTTCACGGCATTGGTTCTGCTCGGTCTGCTGGGTTATGCGGTGGTGAGCGACTTGCGCTGCCACCGCATCCCCAATCGGCTGATCCTGACCGGTCTGCTACTGGCTGCAGCGTTGCAGTTGTACAGCTCCGGCCTTGCCGGGCTGGGTAACGGTGCCCTCGGCATGCTGATCGGTTTTGCCCTGTTTCTGCCGCTGTACGCCATGGGCGGCATGGCGGCTGGCGACGTCAAGTTGATGGCCATGGCCGGCAGCTTCCTGAGCCCCAACCACGCCCTGTGGATGGCTTTCTTCAGCCTGATCGCGGGCGGTCTGTGTGGATTTCTCATCATCCTGGTACGCGGGCAACTGGCGATGACGCTGTCGCGCTACTGGCTGATGGTGATGGCGCGGGAGCATGTGGCCCCGGCCGAGAACGAAGTAGCCGGAAAGCCATTTCCCTACTCGATTGCCGTGCTGTTGGGCTCCTGCCTGGGTTTCGTCTGGCAACCGCTCAATCCCTGGCAGCTCTGGAGTTATGCCTTCGGTTGA
- a CDS encoding AAA family ATPase, producing MYAISDSDSYPSEREAVQRLAPQPKSVQETGLSENFLGDLLCKHLHDAGVLDLPRLVERMALTGAVLEEVLHFLRKQGRIEVLGQTGGQALRYGLTERGRLAARDALERSGYLGATPFPVGAYRSLLKIQTIHHGRITARDMRSAFGGVVLSEGMLDQIGVALNSGRAIMVYGPAGTGKTYISTRLIRLFAEAIWVPHAIEINESVVEIYDPQVHQRLDEDARQNHLMLEEGIDRRLLCCKRPIVITGGELSMEQLDIRYDPYNRLYQAPLQLKASNGLFIIDDMGRQRMAPAELLNRWIVPMEEKRDFLNLGGGRHCELPFDLILVFSTNLNPLELADEAFLRRIGYKLHFNYLRPEEYERIWRQECERQGIVFDPILLRYVLQGLYEAEGMPLVACHPRDLLGMALDRQRYLDGSGPLSPRELEWAWHNYFVQLDFLG from the coding sequence ATGTATGCGATCAGCGACAGCGACTCCTATCCCAGTGAACGCGAGGCCGTACAGCGCCTGGCGCCGCAGCCGAAGAGCGTGCAGGAAACCGGGCTCAGCGAGAACTTCCTGGGCGACCTGCTGTGCAAGCATCTGCACGATGCTGGCGTGCTCGACCTGCCGCGCCTGGTCGAGCGCATGGCGCTTACCGGGGCGGTGCTGGAAGAAGTACTGCATTTCCTGCGCAAGCAAGGGCGCATTGAAGTGCTCGGCCAGACCGGCGGCCAGGCCCTGCGCTATGGCCTCACCGAACGGGGTCGTCTGGCTGCCCGCGATGCCCTGGAGCGCAGCGGCTACCTGGGCGCGACACCTTTTCCCGTAGGCGCCTACCGCTCCCTGCTGAAGATTCAGACCATCCACCACGGCCGCATCACCGCCCGCGACATGCGCTCGGCGTTCGGCGGCGTGGTGCTCTCCGAGGGCATGCTCGACCAGATCGGCGTGGCCCTCAATTCCGGCCGGGCGATCATGGTCTACGGGCCGGCCGGTACCGGCAAGACCTACATCAGTACCCGCCTGATCCGCCTGTTCGCCGAGGCCATCTGGGTGCCGCACGCGATCGAGATCAACGAGTCGGTGGTGGAGATCTACGACCCGCAGGTGCACCAGCGCCTGGACGAGGACGCTCGGCAGAACCACCTGATGCTCGAAGAGGGCATCGACCGCCGCCTGCTGTGCTGCAAGCGACCGATCGTGATCACCGGCGGCGAGCTGAGCATGGAACAGCTGGATATCCGCTACGACCCATACAACCGCCTGTACCAGGCGCCCCTGCAGCTCAAGGCCAGCAACGGTCTGTTCATCATCGACGACATGGGCCGCCAGCGCATGGCACCGGCCGAGCTGCTCAACCGCTGGATCGTGCCGATGGAGGAAAAACGTGACTTCCTCAACCTCGGCGGCGGTCGGCATTGCGAGTTGCCGTTCGACCTGATCCTGGTGTTCTCCACCAACCTCAATCCGCTGGAGCTGGCCGACGAGGCCTTCCTGCGGCGGATTGGCTACAAGCTGCACTTCAACTACCTGCGCCCCGAGGAGTACGAGCGGATCTGGCGCCAGGAGTGCGAGCGCCAGGGCATCGTGTTCGACCCGATCCTGCTGCGCTATGTGCTGCAGGGGCTCTACGAGGCCGAGGGCATGCCGCTGGTGGCCTGTCACCCGCGTGACCTGCTGGGCATGGCGCTGGATCGCCAGCGCTACCTGGATGGCTCCGGGCCGCTGTCACCCCGCGAGCTGGAGTGGGCCTGGCACAACTACTTCGTACAACTCGATTTTCTCGGTTGA
- the cpaB gene encoding Flp pilus assembly protein CpaB, whose protein sequence is MGSRTLTLVVLSLVLGLGAAWMANNWLSGRLNASPDDNMQNVMVAAVEIPFGSMIEAQHVVQVRMPKSTVPDDSFDSADKVVGRIATFAMLRGDILRAARVAEHLGGSTLASLIETDKRAVSVRVDDVVGVGGFLLPGNRVDVLATKRVGSSNNDAESKTILEDLRVLAVDQTASTDKTQPVVVRAVTLEMTSEEAEVLVKAQTEGRLQLALRNPLDNQKKPEVVAPKVEKPAPAPEPAKPVVRRSNGGTGVTIIRGTDVNVAKVQ, encoded by the coding sequence ATGGGCTCGCGAACTCTCACCTTGGTCGTCCTGTCCCTGGTGCTTGGCCTGGGGGCGGCCTGGATGGCCAACAACTGGTTGAGTGGCCGGCTCAATGCCAGCCCCGACGACAACATGCAGAACGTCATGGTGGCGGCCGTGGAGATTCCCTTCGGCAGCATGATCGAGGCGCAGCACGTGGTGCAGGTGCGCATGCCGAAGAGCACGGTGCCGGATGACTCCTTCGACAGCGCCGACAAGGTGGTGGGACGCATCGCCACCTTCGCCATGCTGCGCGGCGACATCCTGCGCGCGGCGCGGGTGGCCGAGCACCTCGGCGGCAGCACCCTGGCCTCGCTGATCGAGACGGACAAGCGCGCCGTGTCGGTACGGGTCGACGATGTGGTCGGGGTCGGCGGTTTCCTCCTGCCGGGCAACCGGGTGGATGTACTGGCCACCAAACGGGTCGGCAGCAGCAACAACGACGCCGAATCCAAGACCATCCTCGAAGACCTGCGGGTGCTGGCCGTCGACCAGACCGCCAGTACCGACAAGACCCAGCCGGTGGTGGTGCGGGCAGTGACCCTGGAGATGACTTCCGAAGAGGCCGAAGTGCTGGTCAAGGCGCAGACCGAGGGGCGCCTGCAGCTGGCCCTGCGCAACCCGCTGGACAACCAGAAAAAGCCCGAGGTGGTGGCGCCCAAGGTGGAAAAGCCGGCGCCGGCTCCTGAGCCGGCCAAACCGGTGGTGCGGCGCAGCAATGGCGGAACCGGGGTGACCATCATCCGCGGTACCGATGTGAATGTGGCCAAGGTGCAGTAA
- a CDS encoding type II and III secretion system protein family protein, which yields MQNIRMIVLASVLLIAWPWSPAVQAADAQPAVTALSAANVSNIQVPIYKSRVLSTRKPVKRISVGNPEIADILITSPTQLYLLGRSLGSTNVLLWDGSNKLIDSLDLEVVHDLSGLKGKLYQLMPNENIEVFSAQGALVLRGQVSSAAVMDTAVKVAKTYAAQTSSIVQGEGEAAKAKSTESLEVINLMTVGGGQQVMLEVKVAEMQRSLVKRLGVRFLALGTNGNWSFGGFNNGTSVVDDGLLSNGTGLLAQFASGSFAFNMLLEAAKEDGSAKVLAEPTLVTLTGQEAEFISGGEFPIPVADDDGISIEFKEFGVGVKFLPVVLDSDRINLNLNVLVSELVEANSLVVNTGNSTDDASLLVPALTKRSAQSTVELGDGQTIAIAGLISERTRDSVNRFPGLGDIAIIGNLFRSQEFIKGETELVILVTPHIAKPVDAKLVRLPTEKFVEPSDMDFYLLGKTKSDQPGRTVPVSLGVTGSSFGHDLR from the coding sequence ATGCAAAACATTCGAATGATCGTGCTGGCAAGCGTGCTGCTGATCGCCTGGCCCTGGTCGCCGGCAGTGCAGGCAGCCGATGCGCAGCCGGCGGTCACGGCGTTGTCGGCGGCCAACGTCAGCAACATCCAGGTGCCGATCTACAAGTCGCGGGTGCTCAGCACACGCAAGCCGGTCAAGCGCATCTCGGTGGGCAACCCGGAGATTGCCGACATCCTCATCACCAGCCCGACCCAGCTCTACCTGCTGGGGCGCTCGCTGGGCAGCACCAATGTGCTGCTGTGGGATGGCAGCAACAAGCTGATCGACAGCCTGGATCTGGAAGTGGTGCATGACCTCAGCGGCCTCAAGGGCAAGCTGTACCAGTTGATGCCCAACGAGAACATCGAAGTGTTCAGCGCCCAGGGCGCCCTGGTGCTGCGCGGTCAGGTGAGCAGTGCAGCGGTGATGGATACCGCCGTCAAGGTGGCCAAGACCTACGCCGCGCAGACCTCGAGCATCGTCCAGGGTGAAGGTGAGGCGGCCAAGGCCAAGTCCACCGAGTCGCTGGAAGTGATCAACCTGATGACGGTCGGCGGCGGCCAGCAGGTGATGCTGGAGGTCAAGGTCGCGGAGATGCAGCGCAGCCTGGTCAAGCGCCTGGGTGTGCGCTTCCTGGCCCTGGGCACCAACGGCAACTGGAGCTTCGGCGGCTTCAACAACGGCACCTCGGTGGTGGATGACGGCCTGCTGAGCAACGGCACCGGGCTACTGGCGCAGTTCGCCTCAGGCAGCTTCGCCTTCAACATGCTGCTGGAAGCGGCCAAGGAGGACGGCTCGGCCAAGGTGCTGGCCGAACCGACCCTGGTCACCCTGACCGGGCAGGAGGCCGAGTTCATCTCCGGCGGCGAGTTTCCCATTCCGGTCGCCGACGACGATGGCATCAGCATCGAGTTCAAGGAGTTCGGTGTCGGCGTGAAATTCCTCCCGGTGGTGCTGGATAGCGATCGCATCAACCTCAACCTGAACGTGCTGGTCAGCGAGCTGGTGGAGGCCAACAGCCTAGTGGTCAACACCGGCAACTCCACCGACGACGCCAGCCTGCTGGTGCCGGCGCTGACCAAGCGCAGCGCGCAATCCACGGTGGAGCTGGGCGATGGCCAGACCATCGCGATTGCCGGCCTGATCAGCGAGCGCACCCGCGACAGCGTCAACCGTTTCCCCGGCCTGGGCGACATCGCGATCATCGGCAACCTGTTCCGCAGCCAGGAGTTCATCAAGGGTGAAACCGAGCTGGTGATCCTGGTCACCCCGCACATCGCCAAGCCGGTGGACGCCAAGCTGGTGCGCCTGCCCACCGAGAAGTTCGTCGAACCCAGCGACATGGACTTCTATCTGCTGGGCAAGACCAAGAGCGACCAGCCTGGGCGCACCGTCCCGGTCAGTCTCGGGGTAACCGGCAGCAGCTTCGGCCATGACCTGCGCTAA
- a CDS encoding TadE/TadG family type IV pilus assembly protein: protein MKPRRSHRLAALPQRQRGAVIVLIVIAMLSILLMAALALDGSHMLVNKTRLQNAVDAAALSGAKTLNEVLGTMNAATLSRTAALQTLNLNAAASGNGELATAIAANTAGFAVVELSASVYGPFSFPGPADARYVRVSVPDYPLAGFFWGVLQSFGNANTPDKAVAAVATAGPSPTSPCDLAPVMVCGQSVPNTFFGYNFGHLEVLKTASNNSSGIGPGNFQLLDFGSGGKTVRELMAGGGTVCPVIGDQVQTKPGNTVGPAIQGLNTRFGEYSGGLSSSDYPPDLITNYSQVSGQGGLSLDSGGSIVYGKANGKGGGTEAVSSDANGNITTASGTALFDYNDWQQRSAECVAGNGSGCQAGGVLQRRILRVVVGQCSGTDGGTAHVPVLGFGCFYVLQPASQKGNESQIFGQFVQDCEGDNVPGPTPTNDSGPQIIQLYKTYIDNNRTPSTDS from the coding sequence ATGAAACCCCGCAGGTCGCACCGCCTCGCCGCGCTGCCGCAACGCCAGCGGGGTGCGGTCATCGTACTGATCGTGATCGCCATGCTGTCGATTCTGCTGATGGCGGCGCTGGCTCTCGATGGCAGCCATATGCTGGTCAACAAGACCCGTTTGCAGAACGCGGTGGATGCGGCGGCGCTGAGCGGAGCCAAGACCCTCAACGAAGTGCTCGGCACCATGAATGCCGCCACCCTGAGTCGTACTGCCGCCCTGCAGACCCTGAACCTGAATGCCGCGGCCAGCGGCAATGGCGAGCTGGCCACGGCCATTGCCGCCAATACGGCGGGCTTTGCCGTGGTGGAGTTGTCGGCCAGCGTCTACGGGCCGTTCTCCTTCCCGGGGCCGGCGGATGCGCGCTATGTGCGGGTGTCGGTACCGGACTACCCCCTGGCCGGATTCTTCTGGGGCGTGCTGCAGAGCTTCGGCAATGCCAATACGCCGGACAAGGCGGTGGCTGCGGTGGCCACGGCCGGGCCTAGCCCGACCAGCCCCTGCGACCTGGCGCCGGTGATGGTCTGCGGCCAGTCGGTACCCAACACCTTCTTCGGCTACAACTTCGGCCACCTGGAAGTGCTCAAGACGGCCAGCAACAACAGCTCGGGCATCGGCCCCGGCAACTTCCAGCTGCTCGATTTCGGCTCCGGCGGCAAGACCGTGCGCGAGCTGATGGCCGGTGGCGGCACGGTCTGCCCGGTGATCGGCGACCAGGTGCAGACCAAGCCGGGCAACACCGTCGGCCCGGCCATCCAGGGCCTGAATACGCGCTTCGGCGAGTACAGCGGCGGCCTCAGCAGCAGCGACTACCCGCCGGATCTGATCACCAACTACAGCCAGGTCAGCGGTCAGGGCGGGCTGAGTCTGGATAGTGGCGGCAGCATCGTCTACGGCAAGGCCAACGGCAAAGGCGGCGGCACCGAGGCGGTGTCGTCCGATGCCAACGGCAACATCACCACGGCCAGTGGCACCGCGCTGTTCGACTACAACGACTGGCAGCAGCGCTCGGCCGAATGCGTGGCCGGCAACGGCAGTGGCTGCCAGGCCGGCGGCGTGCTGCAGCGGCGCATCCTGCGGGTGGTGGTGGGGCAATGCAGCGGCACCGACGGCGGTACGGCGCATGTGCCGGTGCTGGGTTTCGGCTGCTTCTACGTGCTGCAGCCGGCGAGCCAGAAGGGCAACGAGTCGCAGATCTTCGGCCAGTTCGTGCAGGACTGCGAAGGCGACAACGTGCCCGGGCCGACGCCGACCAACGACAGCGGGCCGCAGATCATCCAGCTGTACAAGACCTACATCGACAACAACCGCACACCGAGCACGGACTCCTAG
- a CDS encoding TadE/TadG family type IV pilus assembly protein: protein MARAMHGNRQRGVAMVEFAIALPVLLLLLFGIAEFGRMLFQYNSLLQASRDASRYAASEAWNATLGRVELTSALQTQVKNIAVYGVPAPALGASPAVPCLTTGNVTVAAEGTTHVRVSVSFAFRPVLGDRTANDCNVSTAGLPNFFSNPIPLALTLNASVVMRAL from the coding sequence ATGGCCAGGGCAATGCACGGCAACAGGCAACGCGGGGTGGCAATGGTGGAGTTCGCCATTGCCTTGCCGGTACTGCTGTTGCTGCTGTTCGGCATCGCCGAGTTCGGTCGCATGTTGTTCCAGTACAACAGCCTGCTGCAGGCCAGCCGCGATGCTAGCCGCTATGCCGCCAGCGAAGCGTGGAACGCCACCCTGGGGCGGGTCGAGCTGACCAGTGCCCTGCAGACCCAGGTGAAGAACATCGCTGTCTACGGCGTGCCAGCTCCCGCGCTCGGCGCAAGCCCGGCGGTGCCGTGCCTGACCACCGGCAATGTCACGGTGGCGGCAGAGGGCACCACCCATGTACGGGTCAGTGTCAGCTTCGCCTTCCGCCCGGTGCTCGGCGACCGCACGGCGAACGACTGCAATGTATCGACCGCGGGACTGCCGAACTTCTTCAGCAACCCGATTCCGCTGGCCTTGACGCTGAACGCCAGCGTCGTGATGAGGGCCCTGTGA
- a CDS encoding TadE/TadG family type IV pilus assembly protein — protein MNRHMRGVYVVEFAIIGLLLFVMLFGVLEMGRLYFTVNTLNETVRRGARLAAVCDISDPRILRRAIFNDVNNAGASGLIGNLETADLTLVYLDANGAVVAAPNDTNGANGFRAIRYVQLRLDNFTFDALIPLFGGQITLPAFRATLPRESLGRHAEDGVVPEITPC, from the coding sequence ATGAACAGACACATGCGCGGGGTGTACGTGGTCGAGTTCGCCATCATCGGCCTGCTGCTGTTCGTCATGCTGTTCGGCGTGCTGGAGATGGGGCGCCTGTACTTCACCGTCAACACCCTGAACGAAACGGTACGCCGCGGCGCACGCCTGGCCGCCGTGTGCGACATCAGCGACCCGCGCATCCTGCGCCGGGCCATCTTCAATGATGTCAACAACGCCGGAGCCAGCGGCCTGATCGGCAACCTGGAAACCGCCGACCTGACCCTGGTGTACCTGGACGCCAATGGTGCGGTGGTAGCGGCGCCGAACGACACCAACGGCGCCAACGGTTTCCGCGCCATCCGCTACGTGCAGCTGCGGCTGGACAATTTCACCTTCGATGCCTTGATCCCGCTGTTCGGCGGGCAGATCACCCTGCCGGCGTTCCGTGCCACGCTCCCGCGCGAAAGCCTGGGGCGACATGCCGAGGACGGGGTCGTTCCGGAGATCACACCATGTTGA
- a CDS encoding AAA family ATPase: protein MLKSRDVGSVLGQHKPQGPRLLISSRDSRALHQLEGICRHMPSLQVSTRLVSNGHTDPLYGLEQLPDFLLLWVSHLWREELAALLQRPAHERPPLLVCGPLDEREGMRMAMQAGARDFLPEPVSESELLAALQRMLQESHLSPSGGKLVAVMNAKGGSGATMLACNLAHQLSASGASTLLLDLDLQFGSVAHSLDIVPAHSHVEVMQQVADMDSVALHGFCSHFSPTLHVLGGRSSDLCLAQDVHLEHLEALLHLARNSYDWVVVDLPRQIDHLTGITLEQADHCYILLQQSLSHLKDASRLLHILRNDLGVQGNRLHVVINRYNKTAPISLQDIGEALRCQDLQKLPNDFAAVSESQNSGVPLELHAPRAPITQALRSLKQELAGAEVDESGLFKRTFSRLFRG from the coding sequence ATGTTGAAGTCTCGTGATGTCGGCAGCGTGCTCGGCCAGCATAAGCCGCAGGGCCCGCGCCTGTTGATCAGCAGTCGGGATAGTCGGGCGCTGCACCAGCTGGAGGGTATCTGCCGGCACATGCCCAGCCTGCAGGTGAGCACGCGCCTGGTGAGCAACGGGCATACCGACCCGTTGTACGGCCTGGAGCAACTGCCGGACTTCCTCCTGCTGTGGGTCAGCCATCTGTGGCGCGAGGAACTGGCTGCGCTGCTGCAGCGCCCGGCCCATGAGCGGCCGCCGCTGCTGGTGTGTGGCCCGCTGGACGAACGCGAAGGCATGCGCATGGCCATGCAGGCCGGCGCCCGCGACTTCCTGCCCGAGCCGGTGAGCGAGAGCGAACTGCTGGCCGCCCTGCAGCGCATGCTGCAGGAGAGCCACCTGAGCCCCAGCGGCGGCAAGCTGGTGGCGGTGATGAACGCCAAGGGCGGCTCCGGGGCCACCATGCTGGCCTGCAACCTGGCCCACCAGCTGAGTGCCAGCGGCGCCAGCACCCTGCTGCTGGATCTCGACCTGCAGTTCGGCAGCGTGGCCCACAGCCTCGACATAGTCCCGGCCCACAGTCATGTGGAAGTCATGCAGCAGGTCGCGGACATGGACAGCGTGGCGCTGCACGGTTTCTGCAGCCACTTCAGCCCGACCCTGCATGTGCTCGGCGGTCGCTCCAGCGACCTGTGCCTGGCTCAGGATGTTCACCTGGAGCACCTCGAAGCCCTGCTGCACCTGGCGCGCAACAGCTACGACTGGGTGGTGGTGGATCTGCCGCGGCAGATCGACCACCTGACCGGCATCACCCTGGAGCAGGCCGACCACTGCTACATCCTGCTGCAGCAGAGCCTCAGTCACCTCAAGGATGCCAGCCGTCTGCTGCACATCCTGCGTAACGACCTGGGCGTGCAGGGCAACCGCCTGCACGTGGTGATCAACCGCTACAACAAGACCGCGCCGATCAGCCTGCAGGACATTGGCGAGGCCCTGCGCTGCCAGGATCTGCAGAAGCTGCCGAACGACTTTGCCGCCGTCAGCGAGAGCCAGAACAGCGGCGTACCGCTGGAGCTGCACGCGCCGCGGGCGCCGATCACCCAGGCCTTGCGCAGCCTCAAGCAGGAACTGGCCGGGGCCGAGGTGGATGAGAGCGGCCTGTTCAAACGTACTTTCAGCCGCTTGTTCAGGGGGTGA
- a CDS encoding CpaF family protein, translated as MLSEFRNRLRLPASKKDAESVAEATQAEAPSMMAWELTTPAELYETRTQLNSVESEWREKIYQQLLKVMDLSLLDSLEPAEATRQIRDITQRLLDEHSAPVSTASRQLIIKQITDEVLGLGPLEPLLADHSVSDILVNGHASVYVERFGKLQQTDVRFRDDQHLLNIIDRIVSSLGRRIDESSPLVDARLKDGSRVNAIIPPLAIDGPSLSIRRFAVDLLNAESLVQMGTITPAIGLMLKAIVRGRLNVLVSGGTGTGKTTMLNVLSSFIPDNERIVTIEDSAELQLQQPHVVRLETRPSNIEGRGEVNQRELVRNSLRMRPDRIVIGEVRGAEALDMLTAMNTGHDGSLTTIHANTARDALGRIENMVSMTGATFPIKALRQQIASAIDVVVQLERQEDGKRRLISVQEINGMEGDMVTMTEIFAFVRRGIGEHGEVLGEFRPTGMVPAFREELAKRGIELPLSLFRPDWMEALPS; from the coding sequence ATGTTGAGCGAATTTCGCAATCGCCTACGTCTGCCTGCCTCCAAGAAGGACGCCGAGAGCGTCGCCGAGGCGACCCAGGCCGAGGCCCCCAGCATGATGGCCTGGGAGCTGACCACCCCGGCGGAGCTCTATGAGACCCGCACCCAGCTCAATAGCGTGGAGAGCGAGTGGCGCGAGAAGATCTACCAGCAGTTGCTCAAGGTCATGGATTTGTCGCTGCTCGACTCGCTGGAGCCGGCCGAGGCGACACGGCAGATCCGCGACATTACCCAGCGCCTGCTCGACGAGCACTCGGCGCCGGTTTCCACCGCCAGCCGCCAGCTGATCATCAAGCAGATCACCGACGAGGTGCTCGGCCTCGGCCCGCTGGAGCCGCTGCTGGCCGACCACAGCGTGTCCGACATCCTGGTCAACGGCCATGCCTCGGTGTACGTCGAGCGCTTCGGCAAGCTGCAGCAGACCGATGTGCGCTTTCGCGACGACCAGCACCTGCTCAACATCATCGACCGCATCGTTTCCAGCCTGGGGCGGCGCATCGACGAGTCCTCGCCGCTGGTGGATGCCCGGCTCAAGGACGGCTCGCGGGTTAACGCGATCATCCCGCCGCTGGCCATCGACGGGCCCAGTCTGTCGATCCGCCGTTTCGCCGTGGATCTGCTGAATGCCGAGAGCCTGGTGCAGATGGGCACCATCACCCCGGCCATCGGCCTGATGCTCAAGGCCATCGTCCGCGGCCGCCTGAACGTGCTGGTGTCCGGCGGTACCGGTACCGGCAAGACCACCATGCTCAACGTGCTGTCCAGCTTTATCCCGGACAACGAGCGCATCGTCACCATCGAGGACTCCGCCGAGCTGCAGCTGCAGCAACCGCACGTGGTGCGCCTGGAAACCCGGCCGTCGAACATCGAGGGGCGTGGCGAGGTGAACCAGCGCGAGCTGGTGCGCAACAGCCTGCGCATGCGCCCTGATCGCATCGTCATCGGCGAGGTGCGCGGCGCCGAGGCGCTGGACATGCTGACGGCGATGAACACCGGCCACGACGGCTCGCTGACCACCATCCACGCCAACACCGCGCGGGACGCCCTGGGGCGGATCGAGAACATGGTGTCGATGACCGGCGCGACCTTCCCGATCAAGGCTCTGCGTCAGCAGATCGCCTCGGCCATCGACGTGGTGGTGCAGCTGGAACGCCAGGAGGACGGCAAGCGCCGGCTGATCAGCGTGCAGGAGATCAACGGCATGGAGGGCGACATGGTGACCATGACCGAGATATTCGCTTTCGTCCGCCGCGGCATCGGCGAGCACGGCGAGGTGCTTGGCGAGTTCCGCCCCACCGGCATGGTGCCGGCCTTTCGCGAGGAGCTGGCCAAGCGCGGCATCGAGCTGCCGCTGAGCCTGTTCCGCCCGGACTGGATGGAGGCCCTGCCGTCATGA